One window of Ziziphus jujuba cultivar Dongzao chromosome 5, ASM3175591v1 genomic DNA carries:
- the LOC107420449 gene encoding homeobox-leucine zipper protein ATHB-15, translated as MMAVTSSCKDGTKIAMDNGKYVRYTPEQVEALERLYHECPKPSSIRRQQLIRECPILSNIEPKQIKVWFQNRRCREKQRKEASRLQAVNRKLTAMNKLLMEENDRLQKQVSQLVYENSYFRQQTQNTTLATTDTSCESVVTGGQHHLTPQHPPRDASPAGLMSIAEETLAEFLSKATGTAVEWVQMPGMKPGPDSIGIVAISHGCTGVAARACGLVGLEPTRVAEILKDRPSWYRDCRAVDVLNVLSTGNGGTIELLYMQLYAPTTLAPARDFWLLRYTSVLEDGSLVVCERSLNNTQNGPTMPPVQNFVRAEMLPSGYLIRACEGGGSIIHVVDHMELEPWSVPEVLRPLYESSTLLAQKTTMAALRHLRQISQDVSQPNATGWGRRPAALRALSQRLSKGFNEAVNGFTDEGWSMLESDGIDDVTLLVNSSPSKMMGVNLSYPNGFPSVSNAVLCAKASMLLQNVPPAILLRFLREHRSEWADSSIDAYSAAAIKAGPCSLPVSRAGSFGGQVILPLAHTIEHEEFMEVIKLENMGHYRDDMIMPVDIFLLQLCSGVDENAIGTCAELVFAPIDASFSDDAPILPSGFRIIPLDSGMDTPSPNRTLDLASALEVGPTGNRASGDNASNSGNRKSVMTIAFQFAFEMHLQENVAAMARQYVRSIIASVQRVALALSPSNFGSHAGFRPPPGSPEAQTLARWICQSYRCYLGAELIKSEGSESVLKSLWHHSDAVLCCSLKALPVFTFANQAGLDMLETTLVALQDITLEKIFDDNGRKTLCSEFPQIMQQGFMCLQGGICMSSMGRPVSYERAVAWKVLNEEENAHCICFMFINWSFV; from the exons ATGATGGCGGTGACTTCGTCCTGCAAAGATGGGACCAAGATAGCAATGGACAATGGCAAGTATGTAAGGTACACGCCGGAGCAAGTTGAAGCCTTGGAGAGGCTCTACCATGAGTGTCCCAAACCCAGCTCCATTCGCCGCCAGCAGCTCATCAGGGAATGCCCCATCCTCTCCAACATCGAGCCTAAGCAGATCAAGGTTTGGTTTCAGAATCGCAG ATGCAGAGAGAAGCAGCGGAAAGAGGCATCGCGCTTGCAAGCTGTGAATAGGAAACTAACAGCAATGAACAAGCTTTTGATGGAGGAGAATGATAGGTTGCAGAAGCAGGTGTCACAGTTGGTGTATGAGAATAGTTACTTCCGCCAACAGACACAAAAT ACGACCCTTGCCACCACAGACACAAGTTGCGAATCGGTGGTGACTGGTGGTCAACACCATTTGACTCCTCAGCATCCTCCAAGGGATGCCAGCCCTGCAGG ACTAATGTCCATTGCAGAGGAAACTTTAGCAGAGTTTCTTTCAAAGGCAACTGGAACTGCTGTGGAGTGGGTCCAAATGCCTGGGATGAAG CCTGGTCCGGATTCCATTGGAATCGTTGCTATTTCTCATGGTTGCACTGGTGTGGCAGCAAGAGCATGTGGCCTTGTGGGTTTAGAACCTACAAGA GTTGCTGAAATCCTCAAAGATCGGCCTTCATGGTACCGTGATTGCCGAGCGGTGGACGTTCTTAATGTGCTGTCCACTGGAAATGGTGGAACCATTGAACTGCTTTACATGCAG CTCTATGCACCGACTACTTTAGCACCAGCTCGTGACTTCTGGTTGCTGCGCTACACTTCTGTTTTAGAAGATGGAAGTCTTGTG GTCTGTGAAAGGTCACTTAACAACACTCAGAATGGTCCAACTATGCCACCAGTACAGAATTTTGTGAGAGCAGAAATGCTGCCAAGTGGTTATCTTATAAGAGCCTGTGAAGGTGGTGGATCAATCATTCATGTAGTTGATCATATGGAATTAGAG CCTTGGAGTGTACCTGAAGTGTTGCGCCCACTTTATGAGTCATCTACACTGCTTGCTCAGAAGACAACAATGGCG GCTTTGCGCCATTTGAGGCAGATTTCTCAGGACGTTTCTCAGCCAAATGCTACTGGTTGGGGGAGAAGGCCTGCAGCTCTACGTGCACTTAGTCAGAGATTGAGCAA GGGTTTTAATGAAGCAGTCAATGGATTTACTGATGAAGGATGGTCGATGTTAGAAAGTGATGGCATTGATGATGTTACCCTTCTTGTGAACTCATCTCCTAGCAAGATGATGGGTGTAAATCTTTCTTATCCAAATGGATTCCCATCTGTGAGCAATGCTGTGTTATGTGCTAAAGCATCAATGTTATTGCAG AATGTTCCTCCTGCAATACTTCTCAGATTTCTGAGAGAACACCGATCAGAGTGGGCGGACAGCAGTATTGATGCATATTCAGCTGCTGCCATTAAAGCAGGTCCTTGCAGCTTACCAGTGTCTCGTGCTGGAAGTTTTGGGGGTCAGGTTATTCTTCCATTGGCTCACACGATTGAGCATGAAGAG TTCATGGAGGTTATTAAGCTCGAGAATATGGGCCATTATCGGGATGATATGATTATGCCTGTTGACATTTTCCTTCTGCAA CTCTGTAGTGGAGTGGATGAGAATGCCATAGGCACCTGTGCTGAGCTCGTCTTTGCTCCCATTGATGCCTCCTTTTCAGATGATGCACCTATTCTACCTTCTGGTTTCCGCATCATTCCTCTAGATTCTGGGATG GATACACCTAGTCCAAACCGTACACTTGATCTTGCATCGGCTCTTGAAGTTGGACCCACAGGAAACAGAGCTTCTGGTGATAATGCCAGTAATAGTGGGAATAGAAAATCTGTGATGACAATAGCATTCCAATTTGCTTTCGAAATGCACCTTCAGGAAAATGTGGCAGCCATGGCTCGACAGTATGTCAGGAGTATTATTGCATCCGTACAGAGAGTGGCACTGGCACTATCCCCTTCCAATTTTGGTTCTCATGCTGGTTTTCGGCCACCACCTGGATCTCCTGAAGCACAGACACTTGCTCGTTGGATTTGTCAGAGCTATAG GTGCTATCTAGGAGCAGAACTTATAAAAAGTGAAGGAAGTGAATCTGTTCTTAAATCCCTGTGGCATCACTCAGATGCAGTACTATGCTGCTCCTTGAAG GCATTGCCAGTTTTTACATTTGCAAATCAGGCAGGACTTGACATGCTAGAGACGACCTTGGTTGCGCTTCAAGACATTACTCTGGAAAAGATTTTTGATGACAATGGAAGGAAGACCCTGTGCTCGGAGTTCCCACAGATAATGCAGCAG GGTTTTATGTGTCTTCAAGGTGGTATCTGCATGTCAAGCATGGGAAGGCCAGTTTCATATGAGAGAGCTGTGGCATGGAAGGTgttgaatgaagaagaaaatgctCACTGTATCTGCTTCATGTTCATTAACTGGTCGTTTGTATGA
- the LOC107420456 gene encoding uncharacterized protein LOC107420456, translating to MEKNQSRGVECLNVMVTEPYYMFHFLAFFSYFVIRTSTAHLLLPHIAHHLLHREIQAVLTFSLLIAIKMVREETWETIISDTLFLGKVFLVILALIMDYHLALWYIVVFIVIYILTQQPAFQGLGTCSKLTPLQLEAVLTEGNISRLWLVEFRASCSSACIRTSRCFPELSITYSTKSLSFGIVDLGLFPNAAAKFGISLGGSMSQLPTYILFENAAEVARLPELDFEAKAYHAPITKKLLSRYFELDRHLLEYVNGK from the exons ATGGAGAAGAATCAGAGCAGAGGTGTGGAATGCTTGAACGTAATGGTGACGGAACCGTATTACATGTTCCATTTCCTCGCTTTCTTTTCCTACTTTGTCATTCGCACCTCCACAGCTCATCTACTCCTCCCTCACATCGCTCACCACCTCCTTCATCGA gaaattcaAGCGGTTTTGACATTCAGTTTACTCATTGCCATCAAG ATGGTGAGGGAAGAAACATGGGAAACAATTATTTCTGATACTCTGTTTTTGGGAAAG gtTTTTCTTGTCATCCTTGCTTTAATTATGGATTACCACCTGGCTCTTTGGTACATAGTGGTTTTCATAG tgatatatattttaactcaACAACCTGCTTTCCAAGGACTAG GTACTTGTAGTAAATTAACTCCATTGCAATTGGAAGCTGTACTGACAGAagggaatatatcaagactctGGCTG GTAGAATTTCGTGCGTCATGTTCCTCAGCTTGCATACGCACAAGTCGATGCTTCCCTGAGCTCTCAATTAC ATACTCAACCAAAAGTTTGTCTTTTGGGATAGTTGATCTTGGACTATTCCCAAATGCTGCTGCAAAATTTGGAATATCTCTTGGCG GGAGCATGAGTCAACTTCCCACATACATCTTGTTTGAGAATGCAGCTGAAGTTGCACGCCTTCCTGAATTAGATTTTGAAGCCAAAGCTTATCATGCTCCCATAACAAAG AAACTTCTTTCTAGATATTTTGAGCTAGATCGGCACCTTCTTGAGTACGTAAATGGCAAATAG